One genomic segment of Rivularia sp. PCC 7116 includes these proteins:
- a CDS encoding peptidoglycan-binding protein — protein sequence MTNAIDCPTFKPTLRIGNSGQDVKEMQKRLEKRFASIYPSNFQIDVDGVFGSQTESAVKYLQCLAFLETTGITDAATWNFICDGVKSLPILRQNSTGNTVKLLQQTLKDYDFYHGAINGHFDANTEIAVKAFQADYSLMADGIIGQNSWATLIHLNTHIDSCYCGYYRGC from the coding sequence ATGACTAATGCAATTGATTGTCCTACCTTTAAACCGACTCTAAGAATTGGCAATAGCGGTCAAGATGTGAAAGAGATGCAAAAACGCTTGGAAAAAAGATTTGCATCTATTTATCCTTCTAATTTTCAAATAGATGTTGATGGTGTCTTTGGCTCGCAAACTGAAAGTGCGGTTAAATATCTTCAATGTCTAGCTTTTCTAGAGACAACAGGAATTACAGATGCAGCTACTTGGAATTTTATCTGTGATGGAGTCAAAAGCTTACCGATTTTGCGACAAAATAGCACGGGAAATACGGTTAAGTTGTTACAGCAAACTTTGAAGGATTACGACTTTTATCATGGTGCAATAAATGGACATTTTGATGCTAATACGGAAATAGCCGTCAAAGCTTTTCAAGCAGATTATTCTTTGATGGCTGACGGTATCATAGGTCAGAATAGTTGGGCTACATTAATCCATTTAAATACTCATATCGATTCTTGCTATTGTGGTTATTATCGTGGATGTTAA
- a CDS encoding SDR family oxidoreductase — protein sequence MTSGISEDLVLVAGATGGVGQLTVAKLLDKNLKVRVLTRNASKAENMFAGKVEVAVGDIREIETLAAAMTNVTHIICCSGTTAFPSERWQFENNPNFFDYFGLFFNPEEAKAKAKNSPMKVDAQGVSNLVEVAPKNLKQFVFVSSCGVERKTEFPYSILNSFGILDAKKQAEDTIKNSNLAYTIIRPGRLIDGPYTSYDLNTLLRAKTDGNLDVVIGTGDKLTGDTSRIDVANACVECLNNSNCYNKAFEIVNKGKRPSVVDWKTLFEQL from the coding sequence ATGACTTCAGGTATTTCAGAAGATTTGGTATTAGTTGCGGGTGCTACAGGTGGAGTTGGACAATTAACGGTAGCAAAGTTACTCGATAAAAATTTAAAAGTTCGAGTTTTGACGCGCAATGCATCTAAAGCTGAAAATATGTTTGCTGGCAAAGTCGAAGTTGCTGTTGGTGATATCCGCGAGATTGAAACCTTAGCAGCAGCAATGACGAATGTAACTCATATTATTTGCTGTAGCGGTACTACTGCTTTTCCTTCCGAAAGATGGCAGTTTGAAAACAATCCCAATTTTTTCGACTATTTCGGATTATTTTTTAACCCTGAAGAAGCTAAAGCTAAAGCTAAAAATAGTCCGATGAAAGTTGATGCTCAAGGTGTAAGTAATTTGGTGGAGGTGGCACCTAAAAATTTAAAGCAATTCGTTTTTGTATCTTCCTGTGGAGTTGAACGTAAAACAGAATTTCCCTACAGTATTTTAAATAGTTTTGGCATCCTCGACGCAAAAAAACAGGCTGAAGACACTATTAAAAATTCTAATTTAGCTTACACAATTATTCGTCCCGGACGTTTAATAGATGGCCCATATACTTCCTACGATTTAAATACTTTATTAAGAGCAAAAACTGACGGTAACCTAGATGTAGTAATAGGAACTGGCGATAAACTTACAGGTGATACCAGCAGAATAGATGTTGCAAATGCTTGTGTTGAATGTCTGAATAATTCAAATTGTTATAACAAAGCTTTTGAAATTGTTAATAAAGGGAAAAGACCATCTGTAGTTGATTGGAAAACTTTGTTTGAGCAGCTTTGA
- the mnmE gene encoding tRNA uridine-5-carboxymethylaminomethyl(34) synthesis GTPase MnmE: protein MPETFATTGTIAAIATAVVPQQGSVGIVRVSGEEAVQIAECIFHAPGKQVIESHRILYGYIRHPQTQKLVDEALLLVMKAPRSYTREDVVEFHCHGGIMAVQQVLKLCLEQGARLAQPGEFTLRAFLNGRIDLSQAESISDLVGAKSPQAAQTALAGLQGKLADSIRHLRAKCLDIVAEIEARIDFEEDLPPLDYKAIVSDIEKITTRITELIATADKGELLRTGLKVAIVGRPNVGKSSLLNAWSRSDRAIVTDLPGTTRDVVESQLVVGGIPVQVLDTAGIRDTEDTVEKIGVERSRSAAQAADLVLFTIDATTGWTKEDELIYEQVKHRPLILAINKIDLLENSQNKSSQYQIENIKSQIFTAAAKNQGIEELEAAILEQVHMGNIQASDMDLAVNQRQAAALIKAKTSLEQVQLTIEEELPFDFWTIDLRGAINALGEITGEEATESVLDRIFSKFCIGK from the coding sequence ATGCCTGAAACCTTTGCTACAACTGGAACTATAGCGGCGATCGCCACTGCTGTTGTCCCCCAACAGGGTAGTGTGGGGATTGTGCGGGTTTCTGGAGAGGAAGCCGTACAAATTGCAGAATGTATTTTCCACGCACCAGGAAAACAAGTTATAGAATCCCATCGGATTCTCTACGGTTATATTCGTCATCCGCAAACGCAAAAGTTGGTGGATGAAGCGCTGTTATTAGTTATGAAAGCCCCTCGCTCCTATACCCGCGAAGATGTTGTGGAATTCCACTGCCACGGCGGAATTATGGCAGTGCAGCAGGTATTGAAATTGTGCTTGGAACAAGGTGCAAGATTGGCTCAACCGGGGGAATTTACCTTAAGAGCCTTTTTAAACGGACGAATTGATTTATCTCAAGCAGAGAGTATTTCCGATTTAGTTGGTGCAAAATCTCCTCAAGCTGCTCAAACTGCACTAGCTGGGTTACAAGGAAAGTTAGCTGATTCTATCCGTCATTTACGCGCTAAATGTTTAGATATCGTCGCAGAAATTGAAGCAAGGATAGATTTTGAAGAAGATTTACCACCTTTAGACTATAAAGCAATAGTATCGGATATTGAAAAAATCACTACGCGAATTACCGAATTAATTGCAACAGCCGATAAAGGCGAACTGTTACGCACGGGTTTAAAAGTAGCAATTGTTGGTCGTCCGAATGTGGGAAAATCCAGTTTATTAAATGCCTGGAGTCGTAGCGATAGAGCAATTGTTACCGATTTACCGGGAACCACCCGCGATGTGGTTGAATCGCAGTTAGTCGTTGGCGGCATACCCGTACAAGTACTAGATACCGCAGGCATTCGCGATACAGAAGATACAGTAGAAAAGATTGGTGTTGAACGTTCCCGCAGCGCCGCACAAGCAGCCGATTTAGTCTTATTTACCATCGATGCAACAACGGGATGGACAAAGGAAGATGAATTAATTTACGAACAAGTAAAGCATCGTCCTTTGATTTTAGCGATTAATAAAATTGATTTATTAGAAAATAGTCAAAATAAATCATCTCAATATCAAATAGAAAATATCAAATCCCAAATATTCACAGCAGCAGCAAAAAATCAAGGAATTGAAGAATTAGAAGCGGCAATTTTAGAACAAGTACATATGGGAAATATACAAGCTTCGGATATGGATTTAGCAGTTAATCAACGTCAAGCAGCGGCATTAATTAAAGCGAAAACATCTTTAGAACAAGTCCAGTTAACAATTGAAGAGGAATTACCATTTGATTTTTGGACTATAGACTTACGGGGTGCAATTAACGCTTTAGGGGAAATTACCGGAGAAGAAGCAACTGAATCTGTTTTAGATAGAATTTTTAGTAAATTTTGTATTGGTAAATGA
- a CDS encoding S-layer homology domain-containing protein: MLHRKYSGLFLSLAVLFSTITGCANTPFAKNLEKSLQADSKLKDNPVVFGAKQVNDNQKQPAKSLPADFPKDIPVYTNAQLQSVTPNDDSKVKIARWVSSVPSNSIVSFYGNQFKSNNWEIIKQPTDGQGEFQARRNNSEVKVSIEPKRITNPQPNQPLTATEIVIEYSPNTNASQVNATPTPANTQNPDFIGPVQPGNTAAQPQNTPQTNLESQEFADLNKAPQQLQPKIQDLATLGVLSTPTNTAKTNNPANQFQPNKNITRREYAGWLVAANNAMYANSPSKQIRLAGEANKSAFSDVKQTDPDFAAIQGLAEAGLIPSILSGDSTQVLFRPDAPLTREQMLLWKIPLDTRQGLPTASLDAVKQTWGFQDAGKIDPKALRALLADHQNGEQSNIRRVFGYTTLFQPKKAVTRAEAAAALWYFGTEGEGISANEALKLKQ, from the coding sequence GTGCTGCACCGCAAATATTCAGGTTTATTTTTAAGTTTGGCTGTCTTATTCTCAACCATTACTGGCTGTGCTAACACTCCATTTGCAAAAAATCTTGAGAAATCCTTGCAAGCTGACTCTAAACTGAAAGATAATCCAGTGGTTTTCGGTGCAAAGCAGGTAAATGATAATCAAAAACAACCCGCAAAAAGCTTACCTGCTGATTTTCCAAAAGATATTCCCGTATACACCAACGCTCAACTACAGTCAGTTACCCCAAATGACGATAGTAAAGTTAAAATAGCTCGCTGGGTTAGTTCCGTACCAAGCAATTCCATAGTCAGTTTTTATGGCAATCAGTTTAAATCAAATAACTGGGAAATTATTAAACAACCTACAGATGGGCAAGGAGAATTTCAAGCACGGCGAAATAATTCAGAAGTTAAAGTAAGCATTGAACCCAAACGCATTACCAACCCCCAACCAAATCAACCGCTAACTGCTACTGAAATCGTAATCGAATATTCACCAAATACTAACGCTTCGCAAGTTAACGCCACTCCAACCCCTGCAAATACACAAAATCCCGATTTTATAGGTCCCGTACAGCCTGGAAATACAGCTGCTCAACCCCAAAATACTCCTCAAACTAATCTTGAATCGCAGGAATTCGCCGATTTAAACAAAGCACCCCAACAATTACAGCCAAAAATCCAAGATTTAGCAACATTAGGTGTTTTATCCACTCCAACTAATACAGCTAAAACTAATAATCCTGCAAATCAATTTCAACCCAACAAAAATATTACCCGTCGCGAATATGCTGGCTGGTTAGTTGCTGCGAATAACGCCATGTATGCGAATTCACCTTCTAAGCAAATTCGTCTAGCAGGGGAAGCAAATAAAAGTGCTTTTAGCGATGTTAAACAAACAGATCCCGATTTTGCGGCAATCCAAGGATTAGCTGAAGCTGGATTAATTCCCAGTATTTTATCTGGAGATTCTACACAAGTTTTATTTCGTCCAGATGCACCATTAACCCGAGAGCAAATGCTTTTGTGGAAAATTCCTCTCGATACTCGTCAAGGTTTACCAACTGCTTCCTTAGATGCAGTCAAACAAACCTGGGGTTTTCAAGATGCAGGAAAAATTGATCCTAAAGCTTTAAGAGCGTTACTCGCAGATCATCAAAATGGCGAACAATCTAATATAAGGCGTGTATTTGGTTATACAACATTATTTCAACCAAAGAAAGCTGTAACTCGTGCTGAAGCTGCTGCTGCTTTATGGTATTTCGGTACTGAAGGTGAAGGAATATCGGCAAACGAAGCTTTGAAGTTAAAGCAGTAG
- a CDS encoding SGNH/GDSL hydrolase family protein — MKKALTTAGFLLFSLMLPCRAMASNFSQFYVFGDSLSDTGNIFTATEGLENPESAFPPSPPYAQGRFSNGDIWVDFVGDEIRLTPTTLIPPQTNIPTDGVNFATGGSSSGLNNAFVPDLPLPGVLGQVGLFTQTLQANNQQADPNALYTVWGGANDYLFGGVTDPNQTVNNLSNAIGSLTQAGAKNIAVFNLPDLGQTPLAIANGISPELTQLTIAHNAALEQALDGFSANPEVNIIPVDINSLFNRAVANPGEFGFTQNSAIPCVVGDFSNISSVCDNPDEFIFFDAVHPSSKSHRLVADATLSAIKHETVPEPSTVLSTLVIGAVGTVGVLKRKRKNLSTLNK; from the coding sequence ATGAAAAAAGCATTAACAACGGCAGGATTCCTTCTCTTCTCATTGATGCTGCCTTGTAGAGCAATGGCTAGCAATTTCAGTCAGTTCTATGTATTTGGTGATAGTCTCTCAGATACGGGTAATATTTTTACTGCTACAGAAGGCTTAGAAAATCCTGAAAGTGCATTTCCTCCCAGCCCCCCTTACGCTCAGGGACGTTTTTCTAATGGTGATATATGGGTAGATTTTGTTGGAGATGAAATAAGATTAACTCCAACTACATTAATACCACCACAAACAAATATTCCTACAGATGGTGTTAACTTCGCGACTGGTGGTTCTTCTTCTGGTTTAAATAATGCTTTTGTCCCAGATTTACCTTTACCGGGAGTTTTAGGACAAGTCGGTTTATTTACCCAAACTTTACAAGCAAATAATCAACAAGCTGACCCCAATGCGCTTTATACGGTATGGGGAGGTGCCAACGATTACTTATTTGGTGGCGTTACAGACCCCAACCAAACAGTCAATAATTTATCAAATGCAATTGGTTCATTAACTCAAGCAGGTGCTAAAAATATCGCAGTATTTAACTTGCCCGATTTAGGTCAAACTCCACTTGCGATCGCGAATGGAATTTCCCCAGAATTAACTCAACTGACTATTGCTCATAACGCAGCATTAGAGCAAGCTTTAGATGGATTTAGTGCCAATCCAGAGGTTAATATCATTCCTGTTGATATCAATTCTCTATTTAATCGGGCAGTAGCTAATCCAGGAGAATTTGGTTTTACGCAAAATTCAGCTATTCCTTGTGTAGTAGGAGACTTTAGTAATATTAGTAGCGTATGCGATAACCCCGATGAATTTATCTTCTTCGATGCAGTACATCCAAGTTCAAAAAGTCATCGCTTAGTAGCGGATGCAACCTTGAGCGCAATTAAGCACGAAACTGTACCCGAACCTTCTACAGTTTTAAGTACGTTAGTAATTGGTGCAGTAGGTACGGTAGGAGTGTTAAAGCGCAAGCGTAAAAACTTATCAACATTAAATAAATAA
- a CDS encoding M42 family metallopeptidase produces the protein MSDSDYEQLFQTIESLVMHHSPSGAETEINQYLMQRFQNLGVEVWQDRADNIIAKIPGKKSDYPIAITAHKDEIGAIVKTVGEAGIVEVRKLGGAFPWVYGEGVVDLLGDKETISGVLSFGSRHVSHESPQKMFQQDVALKWEDAWIETKCSALELENAGIRPGSRMVISKHRKHPIRLKDHIASYTLDNKASVAILLALAEKVKQPAVDVYLVASAKEEVGAIGALYFSQNQRLDAIIALEICPLSSEYPIEDGESPVILSQDSYGIYDENLNGQLRNCAKQLDMPVQLATLSQFGSDASIAMKFGHVPRGACLSFPTQNTHGYEIAHLGAIANCIDLLKEFCESMDSG, from the coding sequence ATGTCAGATTCAGATTACGAGCAATTATTCCAAACAATCGAATCATTAGTAATGCATCATTCCCCTAGTGGTGCAGAAACTGAAATTAACCAATACTTAATGCAGCGATTTCAAAATTTAGGTGTGGAGGTATGGCAAGATAGAGCCGATAATATTATTGCTAAAATTCCCGGAAAAAAATCCGATTATCCGATTGCAATTACCGCTCATAAAGATGAAATTGGCGCGATTGTTAAAACTGTTGGTGAAGCAGGTATCGTCGAAGTTCGTAAATTAGGAGGTGCTTTCCCCTGGGTTTACGGTGAGGGAGTAGTAGATTTATTAGGTGACAAAGAAACTATTAGCGGTGTTCTCAGTTTTGGTTCTCGCCACGTATCTCATGAATCACCACAAAAAATGTTTCAACAAGACGTAGCATTGAAATGGGAAGATGCTTGGATTGAAACTAAATGCAGCGCTTTAGAGTTAGAAAATGCCGGTATTCGCCCCGGAAGCAGAATGGTTATAAGTAAGCACCGCAAGCATCCGATTCGTTTAAAAGACCATATTGCCAGCTACACTTTAGATAACAAAGCCTCGGTTGCTATATTATTAGCTTTAGCAGAAAAAGTTAAACAACCAGCAGTAGATGTATATTTAGTAGCCTCTGCAAAAGAAGAAGTCGGAGCAATCGGAGCGCTTTATTTCTCTCAAAACCAACGATTAGATGCAATTATTGCTTTAGAAATTTGTCCGCTTTCTTCAGAGTATCCCATAGAAGATGGTGAAAGTCCGGTAATACTTTCCCAAGATAGCTACGGAATTTACGACGAAAATCTCAACGGGCAACTCCGCAACTGTGCCAAACAATTAGATATGCCCGTACAATTAGCAACCTTGAGTCAATTTGGTAGCGATGCTTCTATTGCCATGAAATTTGGTCACGTTCCCCGTGGTGCTTGTTTAAGCTTTCCCACACAAAACACTCATGGATATGAAATTGCACATTTGGGAGCAATAGCAAATTGTATCGATTTATTGAAAGAATTTTGCGAGAGTATGGATAGTGGTTAG
- a CDS encoding CBS domain-containing protein, translating to MLKNVSEVMTSNPITVKTDTPLREAIKILAEKRISGLPVVDDAGHLIGIISETDLMWQQAGVTPPAYFMIFDSVIYLKNPIEYERELHKALGQTVGEVMSQKPITISPDKPLREAAKIMRDRKIHRLPVVDDSEQIVGILSLGDIIRDMAQVES from the coding sequence ATGCTAAAAAACGTTTCCGAAGTGATGACTTCCAACCCAATAACGGTAAAGACTGACACCCCTTTACGAGAAGCTATTAAAATTTTGGCTGAAAAACGTATCAGCGGCTTACCTGTTGTAGATGATGCAGGTCATTTAATCGGTATTATTTCGGAAACTGATTTAATGTGGCAACAAGCTGGTGTTACCCCACCAGCATATTTTATGATTTTTGATAGCGTTATTTATTTAAAAAATCCGATTGAATACGAACGCGAGCTACACAAGGCTTTAGGACAAACTGTCGGAGAAGTAATGAGTCAAAAACCTATTACTATTTCACCTGATAAGCCTTTAAGAGAAGCTGCCAAAATAATGCGCGATCGCAAAATTCATCGTCTTCCAGTTGTGGATGATTCCGAGCAAATAGTTGGTATCCTGTCATTGGGCGATATTATTCGCGATATGGCACAAGTTGAAAGTTAG
- the nblB gene encoding phycobilisome degradation protein NblB — MSITPDTVKKKLESEDLGDRLRGVNEIRQLEPAIGFELVQSAITDKNARVRYSAASQFDTLGTQDLDKSLDLLRGLLQDPEADVQAAAADCLGGLKLVAAFDDLQQLYQSTEEWIVKLSVVAALGELGEPRGFDLLKQALSEDNDLVKTAAISSMGELGNPQAVSILESYASNSDWQIRYRVAQALNRLGTEQAKPILENLANDEVEAVAEEAKKNIS, encoded by the coding sequence ATGAGTATTACCCCCGATACAGTAAAAAAAAAGCTCGAAAGTGAAGATTTAGGCGATCGCTTGCGGGGAGTAAATGAAATTCGGCAATTAGAACCTGCTATTGGTTTTGAATTGGTGCAAAGCGCAATTACAGATAAAAACGCTCGGGTGCGATATTCGGCTGCGAGTCAGTTCGATACTTTGGGCACGCAAGATTTAGATAAATCTTTGGATTTATTACGCGGATTACTTCAAGATCCCGAAGCTGACGTACAAGCAGCAGCAGCAGACTGTTTGGGAGGTTTGAAATTAGTAGCTGCTTTTGATGATTTGCAACAACTTTACCAATCTACCGAGGAGTGGATTGTTAAATTAAGCGTGGTTGCAGCTTTGGGAGAGTTGGGGGAACCACGAGGTTTCGATCTGCTCAAACAGGCACTTTCGGAAGACAACGATTTAGTTAAAACTGCTGCAATTAGCTCTATGGGTGAATTAGGAAATCCTCAAGCAGTATCAATTTTGGAGTCTTATGCTTCCAATTCAGATTGGCAAATCCGCTATAGAGTTGCTCAAGCCTTAAACCGATTGGGTACGGAACAAGCAAAACCTATTTTAGAAAACTTGGCAAATGATGAAGTAGAAGCTGTTGCAGAAGAAGCAAAAAAAAATATTAGTTAG
- the hslO gene encoding Hsp33 family molecular chaperone HslO gives MADQLIRATAADGGIRAVGAITTKLTSVARERHNLSYVATAALGRTMTAGLLMASGMKRVGSRVNVRIKGDGPLGGILVDAGLDGTVRGYVGNPKVELPPNPQGKLDVGGAVGKGFLYVVRDVGFGYPYSSTVELVSGEVGEDIAHYLLSSEQTPSAIVLGVFVGAQGVTASGGLLVQILPKAARDDALVETLESRVAALQGFTPLLQAGKNLTEILQDILGDMGLNIFPESQMLRFNCGCSFDRMLGALKILGEAELQDMISKDDGAEATCDFCGEVYQANSKQLAQLIADIQAESSV, from the coding sequence ATGGCGGATCAGTTAATTCGCGCTACAGCAGCTGACGGTGGAATTCGTGCTGTAGGTGCTATTACTACAAAGTTGACCTCTGTTGCACGAGAACGTCACAATCTTTCCTATGTGGCGACTGCGGCATTGGGTAGGACAATGACTGCGGGGTTATTAATGGCTTCTGGTATGAAGCGTGTAGGCTCAAGAGTCAATGTCCGAATTAAAGGTGATGGTCCTTTAGGTGGAATTTTGGTTGATGCGGGTTTAGATGGAACTGTACGCGGTTATGTCGGAAACCCCAAGGTAGAATTGCCTCCTAATCCTCAAGGTAAATTAGATGTTGGTGGTGCTGTTGGCAAAGGTTTTCTATACGTAGTTCGCGATGTCGGTTTCGGTTATCCCTATTCTAGTACTGTAGAACTAGTTTCTGGGGAAGTTGGAGAAGATATAGCTCATTATTTACTAAGTTCGGAGCAAACGCCTTCGGCTATTGTTTTGGGTGTATTTGTAGGAGCGCAAGGAGTTACCGCATCAGGAGGATTGCTAGTTCAAATTTTACCTAAAGCTGCTAGAGATGATGCTTTAGTCGAAACATTAGAATCTCGTGTCGCAGCTCTCCAAGGATTTACACCTCTTTTGCAGGCAGGAAAAAATCTCACAGAAATTTTACAAGATATATTGGGAGATATGGGGCTTAATATATTTCCAGAATCCCAAATGTTACGGTTTAATTGTGGCTGTTCTTTTGACAGAATGCTAGGAGCTTTAAAAATTTTAGGAGAAGCTGAACTGCAAGATATGATTTCTAAGGATGATGGGGCAGAAGCAACTTGTGATTTTTGTGGCGAGGTATACCAAGCCAATAGTAAACAGTTAGCCCAGCTAATTGCCGATATACAGGCAGAGTCTTCTGTTTAG
- the crtD gene encoding C-3',4' desaturase CrtD — MSNGKGKSRIVVVGAGIGGLTAGALLANKGYEVLILDQALVPGGCASTFKRKGFTFDVGATQVAGLEPGGIHHRIFSELNIALPEATPCDPACAVYLPGETTPINVWRNPQKWHEERLRQFPGSEPFWNLLSTLFKASWRFQARDPVLPPRNWWDLLQLTTAVRPDTLVTVPYTLSTVGDALRFTGQGDNHRLRTFLDLQLKLYSQVNAEETALLYAATALSVSQEPQGLYHLEGSMQVLSDRLVESLERDGGKLLMRHTVEHVKVENNQVSAVVIRNQKTGEVWTERTNHVVANVTVQNLVQLLGEKAPKGYKKRVENLPPSSGAFVIYLGVDESAIPHGCPPHLQFLYDAKRPIGENNSLFVSVSRTGDGRAPTGKATIIASSFVDADRWWNLDNYDALKEQFTQEAISHLAKFFYLKPETIVHVEAATPRTFYNFTARDKGIVGGIGQRVPTFGPFGFANRTPINNLWLVGDSTHPGEGTAGVSYSALTVLRQIIANT, encoded by the coding sequence ATGTCAAATGGGAAGGGGAAATCCCGTATAGTTGTTGTCGGCGCTGGAATTGGCGGACTTACCGCAGGTGCTTTACTCGCCAATAAAGGTTACGAAGTATTAATTTTAGACCAAGCCCTTGTACCGGGAGGTTGTGCTTCTACGTTTAAACGCAAAGGTTTTACTTTTGATGTCGGTGCCACTCAAGTAGCAGGTTTGGAGCCGGGAGGAATTCACCATCGGATTTTTTCTGAATTAAATATCGCTTTACCCGAAGCAACACCTTGCGACCCTGCTTGCGCGGTATACTTACCAGGAGAAACTACTCCTATCAACGTTTGGCGAAATCCGCAGAAATGGCATGAAGAACGTTTGCGACAGTTTCCCGGTAGCGAACCTTTTTGGAATTTACTATCAACTTTATTCAAAGCAAGCTGGAGATTTCAAGCACGTGACCCCGTATTACCACCGCGTAACTGGTGGGACTTACTACAGTTAACTACAGCAGTGCGTCCGGATACTTTAGTTACAGTTCCCTATACTTTATCTACTGTCGGGGATGCTTTACGTTTCACCGGACAAGGCGATAATCACCGTTTGCGAACTTTTTTAGATTTGCAATTAAAGCTATATTCCCAAGTTAATGCCGAGGAAACCGCTTTACTTTATGCTGCAACTGCATTAAGCGTATCTCAGGAACCGCAAGGATTATACCACCTAGAAGGAAGTATGCAGGTATTGAGCGATCGCCTTGTGGAATCTTTGGAAAGGGATGGCGGTAAGTTGTTGATGCGTCATACGGTAGAGCATGTCAAAGTCGAGAATAATCAAGTTAGTGCGGTAGTTATTCGCAACCAGAAAACTGGAGAAGTTTGGACTGAGCGAACAAATCATGTAGTTGCAAATGTCACAGTGCAAAATTTAGTGCAGCTACTAGGTGAAAAAGCTCCTAAAGGATATAAAAAGCGAGTTGAAAACTTGCCTCCTTCATCCGGTGCTTTTGTAATTTATTTAGGTGTTGACGAAAGCGCCATTCCTCACGGATGTCCGCCACATTTACAGTTTCTCTACGATGCCAAAAGACCTATAGGTGAAAATAACTCTTTATTTGTATCCGTAAGTCGTACTGGTGATGGGCGCGCCCCTACCGGAAAAGCAACAATAATTGCTTCTTCTTTTGTAGATGCAGACAGATGGTGGAATTTAGATAATTATGATGCTTTAAAAGAACAGTTTACACAAGAAGCCATATCTCATCTTGCTAAATTCTTCTACTTGAAACCTGAAACTATTGTTCATGTAGAAGCTGCAACACCACGTACTTTTTATAATTTCACTGCTAGAGACAAAGGAATTGTCGGTGGTATAGGACAAAGAGTGCCAACTTTCGGTCCTTTTGGTTTTGCCAATCGTACACCAATAAATAATCTGTGGCTGGTTGGTGATTCAACTCATCCGGGTGAAGGTACTGCGGGAGTAAGTTATTCGGCTTTGACAGTGCTAAGACAAATTATAGCGAACACTTAG